Part of the Zingiber officinale cultivar Zhangliang chromosome 6A, Zo_v1.1, whole genome shotgun sequence genome, TTTGCAGAGCGACAGGAGCACAAAATAccttgggtgaacagtacccgaagtgTCTTCCATGAgaaggaaggcgccttgagaaggGTTATGGAAAGCGCCTTCGAGAGCTTAGAAGACACCTTCAGTCAGATAACGTAAAAGACCTCGACGATGATAAGAGCTGACTTTTAAGGGATAGAAGTtgtagttgaaggcgccttcagtggtattgaaggtgccttcagcggtgttgaaggtgccttcagtggtgttaaaggcgtcttccatcccttttaaaaaggttattcgACCAAGGCATTAAACACACCTCATTTATAAGTTTCTACGCGTTCATTTGAAGTTCCAACTACTCCGATTTCGTTCTGCTGCTTTGCTATGATGCTATTGCACCCAACTACTGCTAAGGAGCCAACACTAAGTCTTATTCGATCATCTATAAGTGTTGGATAACGAAGTTTTCTTTGTATACTTAATTGTTGCTTAAAAGGAAAGTGTAACTTGTTACACTTTACGTATTCTTTTTATTGTACTCAATCCCCTCTTCTGGTGATTTCAGAAGAGGacattagtggattatccatcgacaGGTCCGCGAGACCTGAGTCTTATAATAAAAGTCATCTAACGCTCTCAACCAAGTAAAACTGCTTGTGTTCTTGTGCTTTCTTATTTCTGTGTTTAATTCCGCTATACGAAAactttgttttaaataaaataaaagactagttttttaaaataacatgATTCATCCTCCTCTCTCTCATATgtgtttcgatccaacaattagagattttattttaattgttaaaCTCCCATTCGGTCAGTTTAATCGATTtaatctattttaatttttttaaaattaaaatcgaactgattaaattgatattaaaaaaaaaaatgaacttccGAATTGACTGAACTAAATTTGTAATTTCGGTCGgttcaattaattaattcaatttaaccaATCATTTACTCACTACTACCGCTAAACGGGAGTGAGGCGatgtcaaattttttttattagaaatCTTGTGCATGGTTTGATGAGATACCTTGGACTGCCGTTTAAACCATCCCTAATTCGGACGATGGCACAACCACACATGATTTTTAGGTagggtaaaataaaaaatgaacagGAGTGACGCTACAAATTTGGACATTCCAAAACCATCTCTGCGATTTAGGTAAATTGCATAACCAACTACACAGTTTTAAAAATCGATAAAATAAAACTATTGAATCTAAGTGAAACAACGCCGGCTTCAAAATCTAACTGGCAGGCACTATAAAATCACGGTGTCATCGCGCGACCTCGCAGTCTCCACAAAATCGTGACCTTGATAtcttatcatttttcttaatgagtaaaaaatatataaatcatAAATCGAGTACACAATAATCAGAAATTAAAAGCGATTCATGTTATTATGATATCCGAATACATTTCTAATTTCTAATACACACAGCCCTATCACATTACTTAATTGATTCCATCTTTTGCTATATTAATTTCTACTTATTTGgaaataatctttcaatttcaAGGAACTTGAATTAATTCAATTCACGGATTCATCAATCTTGTGACGTGTTGCAAACCAAGCAAGAGAACACTTTCCCGAACAAGGTCGCCGCCGGCCTCTTCCTCTGCGCCACCGCCCTATCGTCTTCCTTCACCGACGTCGGCCGCTTCACCACCTCCACCACCTGCGACCCGTCGACGCCTTCCTTCTGGCACCTCTCGCACTCCTCCAAGAACGCCTTGAAGGCGTTTTGCACGTACCGAGCACCGTCGGCCACCGTCATCCTCTCCGCCAGCCTCTCCGGGTTCTCGTCGGCGAGGGCATGGTCGCCGTTCAGTGCCGCCCCTAATTGCACCAAATCCGTTTGTAAATCCGACAGTTTTGCCATCTCCTCCGCCTCCCGAGCTCGCAATTTCTTGGGCTCCGGCAATGTCTCTGTTCAAaacttttttaaaagaaaaaaaaaacaaatttaatttgatcaaaatatAGATTAATTGACCTGGGCAATCCATTCTCGGCGTTGTGCGTGTGAGCACGGCCTCAAACGTTCCTGCCCATGCATCTCTATGCGTCAGGAACTCCTTCAAGTTGAAGATCTTCTTCACCGTCGCCGGAATGGAGGAGTGCTCGAATTGGGACGTCGCCTGCGGCCCCGATGGCTCGTGAATCACTGCCATGAAAATCGCCAAAGGTCTAATTAAAGATCATAGATATTAAAGCCCAGAGGGAAGCCGCGAGCATCgaaagatcataccggttccaggTTCAATCCAAGGCGACACCAAGATGGCCGGAACGCGGACACCCAATCGATCGAAGTTGAAGTAGAAGGGTGCGGGGCCGACGACGCCGTCGGGGCTGGGGACGCCGACGACGGGGGTAGGTACGTGGTCGAAGAAGCCGCCGTGCTCGTCGTAGGTGATGACGAAGAGGATCTCGTCCCACTGGGGGCTTGACCGGAGGGCCTCGTAAATCTCCTTGACGAGCCTCTGTCCCTGGGCGACGTCGTGCGAAGGGTGGTCGTCGTTGCCGGGGAGGATCTTGAGGTCGAAGTAGCGCTGCTCGATGACGACGTAGTTGGGGAGTTTGCCATTCTTGCAGTGATCCTTGAACGTGAGATCGAATTGGTGGAAGTTGCCCAGGTATTTCAGCCGCCTCAAGTTCCTGTCCATAAATCTAATTCTAGTAAATTTGAGGGGCTCTGtagaaaaaactaattttcattttACTACTAATTTTGTTATATTTTCTATTTAGCACCCAAAGTTTGGTGGTTAGTAAGGATTGTGTactaaattttcataatttcgaGCACCTAACTGAATCGTTTCTTGATTAAACAGGGATAGAAACAGAGGAAGCACCGGTAGAAGAGCGTCGACGGCGGGAACTGGTAGTAGATGCCGAAGGAGAAGCCGGCGTCGTGGAGGTTGTCGAAGATGGTCCGCTGAGGGAGCCCCGCGACGAGCCGCTTGTTGTCGTTGCTGGTCAGCCCGTTCGACGTCGCCGAGTGCACGAACGCCCGGTTCGGTTGCGTCGACGCCGGTACCGACGCGAACCACCGGTCGCACACCGCGAACTCCCGCACCAGCGACTCGTACACCGGCACTGCTGAGGGGCGGAACCCGTTCATTACCGTCTCCGACATCCCCGCCCGCTCCCTCTCCGCCTCCTGCACGAACCCACTCATCGGCGGCGACGCCACGCCCGGCGGGGTGATGGGGGTGGAGGCGGCGTCGACGAAGGGGACGCCGTAGACCTGCTCGTAGATGGCCTGGATGGAGTGGCCAGGGTCGGGGTCGACGTACTCCGATCCGTCGCCGAAGTACAAGACGCCGGCGGCGGGGCCAACGGTGGAGATCGGGTTGAAAAACTGCCTGTCGCCGGAGACGCCGTCGATTTCCGGATTAACAGTCTTCATCCACCCGAGCATGTGGTCGAAGGAGCGGTTCTCCTGGACGAGCACCACCACCGTCTTTATCTTGTCACTGGCGTCGGTCGTCGACATTGCCGCCGGCGCTGATCACTTTCTCGACAAATATATGCTCTTCGCCGGAGACGATCGGTAAGAATTAGGCGCTGTATCTTAAAGAAAGCAAGAACAATTCTTAAAAATATATAGAGAAGAGATGTATCGAAGCTGAAACTTCTAAAACTCTATTTGTTCTCACAACTTAATCCCCTTGATTAAAGCCAATTAACTTGGTTTAGGGCACAATTAGGTTGAAAATGGATAATTAGTCTCACAAAACACATGCTAATTATGTGTTTTCGTGACTTGTTAATATTCTACGAAAGGCTGAGTCCCATAGAGGATGATCATAGCCTTCTTATTTAGGATATGATCATGttaaattgtaaaattaaattattCTCATTTGTTCATTGTTCATCGACCGAAAGCTTTCGAGACGTAGCTCGCTGCCTCGTTTAGATGTAGCAAAAAAAAAGTAGTGTTTAAGACTTGCACGAGTCGGCTTTAGGTATTCAAATGAATGAATGGAGATCCATCGCTTTAAGCAATCATGTGGGATGAATGCCTTTGTGCAAATCACGTATATTTGAGCTCTTTCTTttttgatgaatctaatgagTAATGCCTAACCCAATTTATTTTGTTTGCAATTTCTTATCGAAGGCCCTTTTAGTAAAATATTCtttagattatttttttataatctagatatTCAGTTCTTCGAACAGATCGATCCTAGAGATGATCGATCCTATCTTACACTTACAAAAGTTTTTTACGTGCCATTGGGATAACTCAAAAAGTACACGTGGAAACACATCCAAGTGATCAACATTCTTAGAATTATCATCTTATAGGAGAAAAATCCTAATAGTGCAAAGTAGTTAAAATTTAATTCTCAAATATTTGATTAACCGTTTGAATGACCTAAAGACCTAACCGTTGCACTATTATCGGGAgtaattaaatattcttttagaGAACAATGTTATAGGCATTATTAAATTGGTTGGATTAAAAATGCAACCATGGTATAATATGTTCAATCCATGTATTTTTAAGGATTTTTTGTGAAATAAGACTTATAATCATGGGATGTTAAACTTTTGACCTATCCACCACATGAATGTTTTTTAATTTATCCCGATTATGAGTAGAAAACTTCCGTAGACTGATATTACCTATATCATCATTCAGTAATTAACAACATGTGTACTTGTTGAAAGCTATGAATCATCATGGACTATTGTAGGATTAAAGGAGCAAAATTATAACAACACATTACAATTTATTTTTAGTGATAATAAAAAGAAAGGGAGGGAGGAAGAAAcaattgataaaataaaatttgattagtCAATTTGATAATGTCGAGCAGGTTGACCTATCCGGTTCTATGAAAATCCTGAAGTCCAGCATCCAGCATCTTTAGTTGCAGAGTCCCTTGCTGACAATCGAAAGAAGTGATAAAGAAGTAACAGTTCATGATAaatgatcaaaattttcttttggaTTCGAGTGTTCAGCAAGTAATTCAAGAACAGTAAGCTGGAGTTTAGCAGAATCCGCCATTGGAGTGCGATCTGTTCACGGCGGTCGGGCTTACGGCGCCATGATATCCTCTGATTCGGCCGCTGGCCTTTCCGGGTGCGGACGAACCGGTGCCGGCCGCCTCGTCTGCCGTTCTCGTCTGCAAGACGTCGGCGATCGGAATCCTGTCTTGGTTCGACGCATTTCCTGTTGAGAACGATCGTCGACCATCTTCCTTTTCGCATCCGGCATCGTCTCTCGTATCGACTTTGCTGTGCTGACTCTGCTCCGCCGCGACTTGGGGTGGGTTCTTCTTTCCATGCTCCTggcatgcttcttcttcttcttccattctcTCCTCCACCACTATGACCATCTCGTCTCTTCCCGGCGACTCCAGGATCACCGATTCGGCAGCCTCCGCCGGAAGCGACTGCGGCGGATGCGGCCGATCCAGAGGAATATTAATACTGGCCCGGCAGAGCGGGCAATTGGAGTGAGACCTCAACCACGTATCGATGCACTGGAGATGGAAGCCGTGGCCGCACTTGGGCAACAGCCGGAGGCTGTCCTCCTCCTGGAACTCGCTGAGGCAGACGGAGCAATCTGCTCCCTTCACCACCCCGTCGTCTTTCCGGTACTTATACACCGCAATCTTACTTATCAGCGCCTCATCGATGCCTTTCTCCGGCGAGTCCTGCTGCCACCGTGCCTCATGGTGGCGGGAGCGACCGCCGTGGAGCTCGAGGCTGTCGCCGGCGGCCCTCGGGGCGTTCAGCCGCCTCTGCAACGACCGGAATCCGCCGCAATACTTTGGGACGACGGTGTAGTAGCAGATGAGGAGGAGCGTGCCTGCGATAACGCCGACGATGGCGATGGCGAGGGGGGAGAAGGCTACTCCGCCGGACCTGTCGTCTGAGAATTCAGCAGGCGGAGGCGGCGGGAAGATGACGAAGCACCACTGCGGGCAGTAGATTCCGCAGAAGCCCAAGGAGCAGTCCCCCGTCGGCACGTACGGCACCCATGTCTGCTGGCTGTCGCCGGCGGCGGCCATGAACCGGAATCGCACAGAAGCTCTTCCGCCCTCAGATTGCAGCAAAATATCACTCACAGAGTAGGAAAAAAACACTTTTTTGGGGAAATTTAGATCAATTATCAAGATCTTGTTGTTGTTTTGGAAGAATGGAGGAATCAAATTGGCTTGGTAGCAAAGCAAAGTAGGAAGGAAGGGGTAGACGAGCAACTTTATCTACGTTTGCTCCTTTCTCCCCTTTGCCAATATTCTTACTAAATCGTGATTGGTTGACCAAGGGGTAGCCTGTGTTTCTAAGAACAGTATTATAAATTATCGAGGAGGTCATTTTTcctaattatatatttatttataacaaggaatgatatatttttttatttgtcaAATCATCGATGTGGTTTGAAAACAATaattaagattatttgtcaactCTTTTCTCCTCTTATCTGTTAGTCATtgttagtcattattctaaaaattattggTCGGTCATGATTTATTTCTTTTGGATTGACCTTAAAACGAATTAGCGGAGACACTAAAAACACTGGGAGCAAACGAATTCACATCAGCTTTATATCCCTTGACAGACACTGTCCCTGATAATGCTTGCTTTATCAGTAACTTTGGTTGCTTAATTAGCAGATCAAGCAACAGCTAAATTGCTTAGAATTCAGTCTCTCTAATCCTTTGGCTTCGCAATTCAGTCCACCTTTTTTTGCTTTCTCATCCatctctctctttctcttgcACTGTCGACCACGTTCTTTCAGCTCCAAATGCAATGAACGAGAAGATGaattttatttagttaaatcACATCTCGTGTTTTGTTTCTTGCTGTTGGATGATCAGCTACTGATTCCGTGATTTAGGTGTGAGATTCCTGGATTAATTATAttgttttattaagattttggaCGTCGAACGGATGGATTCCATTGAGTTCAATGTTAGGCCGTTGATGGGCCAGCGGGCTCATGCGGCCCCAATAACAGCTAAGAAGCTTAGGAATTATATCACGTTTTTAGGAGGCAAGATCTCCTTGACCACTTTTTATGGTCTGGAAGATGTGTCACTCGTATTTGTGATCGGATACGGTCACGATTCGATCGTAAATGGTCGTGATCCCTTCTTGGATTCATCATCCCCATTAGATTATAGTTTTTATTCGGAGCAGACGGCCGGAGGCCGCCCGGAGGACACCCCTCACTCGGCGCCCAGCAATCTGGTCACTTATTCACCACTGGAAGCCCAAAGGCGGCCTCCGGCCACCCGCTctaaacaaaaactataacctagtggggacggtgaacccaggaAGGGATCGCAATCATTTGCGGTCGGATCGCAATCGTGATCCAGCCACAAATGTGAGTGGTAcatcccctggaccacaaaaaaGTGATCTAGGAGATATGTGCTCCATGTTTAGCGCGGTAAATAGAGATTTGATATATATAGATAAATATGTATATATAATGAAATTTTATCTGTAAACCATTCGGTGCACAAATTTAGATGACTCTTAcaattccgagcgcctggatgcACCGAGAGATATTCGAATTTTCAAAAGTAAATCAGGACATCTGGGAGTACCAAGGGCGGCCCTTGTGGTGGGCAGGCAGGGCACCTGCCCAGGGCCCCACTTTGGGTGGGGCcccattaatttttttaaatatattagaTCTTCTCGATTCTTCAATCATCGAAGCGATTCAAGGGAAGCTTTCTCGCCCTAGCCCTCTCGCCGATTCAAGCGTAGCTCTCTCGCCCTAGCCCTCTCTCGTCCTCCCTCTTGTCGCGTCCTCCCTCATTGTGCCTGAACTCCAAAGCTCCCCCGCAACAGCGTCGCCCCTCGCCGTGCCCTCCCTTGAGCCGCTCTCACTTGCAAGAGATATTTTAAGACTGATTATTTTCTTGTTGTGGTAGATATTGTTCTTATGGAGTTGAGAAGTAGGTTTGAACAATTAAATACTTTTGAAGAGATGTTTGGATTCTTATTCGATGGAGAACAATTAATGATATTGGATGAAGATGATTTGAAAAAATATTGTGTGAATCTTAAATCTGCTCTAAAAAAGGATGATGTATCTGATGTTGATACATATGATTTACTTTTGGAATTACGAATGTTGCAATAGATGCTACCTCTGGAAGCATGTGACACAAATAAATCTTGGACGACCATTAAAATTTTAGAGTTTGCATTGAAAATGGATATTTTCCTTATGATCGTGGTTGCCTATCAAATTTTACTGACTATTTCTGTGACTATAGCATCAGCTGAAAGGAgcttttcaaagttaaaattattgaaatcttATTTGAGAACTACAATGAGTCAAGAGAGATTGAATGACTTAGTGATCCTTTGCATGGAAAAAGACATATTGAAGAGTATCTCATATGACGATATAATTgattattttactttaaaaaacaTAAGAAGAGTACATTTTGAGTGATATTGATTgttgaataaattattttgagaaatatgTAAAATGTTATCTAATATATAGTTTCTTCAATTacatattttagtttattttcattatgatatttaattaattttttaatatatatttaattttttaaattaatgtaAGAGAGAAAGTCTAAATgatcaaatttataattttattccagGTCTAATTTTTCTCTGGACCACCCTTGGACAGTACATTTAGGCGCCCGAGGACATATCCAGACCTCTAAAATTATGAGAGTCGCTCAAGAACATGTATCGAGGGGACATACAAATAATAAATCTATATAGAGAGCGAAAAAAACCGCTCAATGTATATTTTTCTGAGCGACTTTTATAAGTCCAAACTTCCAGAAATATTCCTGGATACTCCGGTTCATTTTTAGTGAATCTAGGAGTCCTAGAACCCCTTTTGGTGCCCGGACGTACGTCCAGGATTTACTATAAAtctgtatttttaaaattctGCCATTGTGGATAAGCTTAAAGGTGAGGCCTTTCGTGGGATGCTTCCACTGCAATAATGTTAATTTTATAAGCTCAATGCAAAGGTCCATGTcccacatgatttttttttttcttttaatattttttttatattgtttcCTACTCTCTCTCtctgtatatcatattcctccGAATCTAATCTGTCCAATGAGATCATATTCctcttttttattaaaaaaaagagtAAAACTTAACTTAAGTGCTAAATAAATTTTGATGCTAAATAAATTGTAATTTAAATGCTatcaaatagaaataataaaaaaaaaaaaatggtcttTAAAATTCAATGGCGCCCCCTTTAGCGAAAATTTTACGGTAACTCCATGAGTGCTCATCGTTAGGATTGATTTgcacataaaaaaatatattcttttcatgGACACTATTCTTATTTGTCTCATTATTTATGGAGGTATCCTAGCAATTATATGCGTGAAAATGAAGTACTCATCCCTTCTGGTCACCCAACGATATCGAAAGAAATTTATCTATCTTTAGCGATGTAGGCCATTTTCTTAAAGACTAAATAGACTTCTTCAGGGTCATGTCCCTCTCTTGGGAACAAAGCTTATGAAGGGCTCCTACAAAGCAATTAAATCAAATAGTTTAACTAATAATTCACATATTGATCCAAAAAATGTGAAGAATTCATTCAAATGTAAGTTGGGTTCTTCTTTGGCATTTCCACGTTAAATCTATCAGCCGCTCGATCGGAGCAAGTTTAAATCCATCCGCTAGAAAATGAACGACTGAGATTTAATCTACCCGCCTCCATGGCACAAGGGTCGCAGTTGACAATGACGTGGAGCAGAATCTATCCATCGCCTTTTACGTGGCGCGTCAACAACCGCCCATCGCAAGCGTCAGCCGCCGCCGATCGACACGCACATCATAGCCGCCCTGGCGGAACAGATGGCTCGACGGCGATGGTCGGCCGCCAATGCCAAGCGCAGGCAATGTGTTCGACGCCTTGCCGCAGtgggaaataaaaggaaaataacaGTTGTAAGTGTTATGTAAAAAAGTAAAATCTGTCACTCTAATAATCACCTATGGCGACGGAGCTCATGATTATCCCATTGCAATCGAAGAGAGTAAATCAAAAAAATCAATCCTATAAATAAACTCGGCAGGATAAAATAGTAGTTTAGTActgtagtaaaaaaaaaaaaaatacgttCGCTTTTAGCGTCCCATCAATTCATCCTAAGATCAACAAGGAGGAGATAAATTATATCAATTCATCTCAAGATCAACACAGAGGAAGTAAATCACAGACGGCTACTAGTtttttagaatagtgactaacacataagagaggtatttacctcggctttatcGAGATTCCAGATCTCATTGTGGCAACATCTCATACGCTAATTACTAGATCCATCCGAGGGACTAAAAtagtagtctagcacatgtggcAAAAAAGACGAAATTGCTCGCTCCCAGCGCTcccgccgcacccgacccaaggccatcacgagggaggtaaatcataacATCCTGAGCAAGCATGTGGCAGGTGGGATGAGTTACACAAGGACCATAGATTTACACTCCAATTATCCTAAATTTCGACCCCGTAATTTTATGTAACAAATATCCGATCACATACCAACTCCAATGATCTGTGAGATCAAATAGTAGTCTAGCACGCACGTTGAGGGGAAGAAGGGGAGCAATTTATTACAGATCGTTCATCACAAGCTGTAGCAATCATGCCCAGTAAATGGCAGGCCtcggtttcttctccatcttgctcGAGTTTCTAGCTCCGCGACGAAGATGAAATGAGCTTAGTCGGTAATTGTCGTTTTCTATAAACAATATGTAATTAAGCAGTGTCATTGAGTGCTAAAGGGGGCTCTTTGAGGGATGCCCTTCCTCCTCCGTGCGCCGGTGGCCGGCGGCGACGCGGAAGGGGTGGATCTCTGCATCCTCACGCTCCCACGGCTGGAGCTCGCGAAAGAGTCCTCTGATTCCGACACCGGCGCGGTGGTTTGCCGTCTGAGTGGTGAATTCTTCTTGCTGGTGCGGGTGCCGGTGCTGGCGAGCTGAAACAAGCATTTCGTCGAACAGTTGGTGGGGGGGTGTGGAGGAGATAATTAGAGTTTGGAATTGGGGGAGGAGGGGGATGGGACCTTGCAGCCGAGGGAGCAGAAGCGGAAGGAGTCGAGGAGGCTCCGGTCGCAGACCTCGCAGGTGTTGTTGACGCCCTTGCCGGGCCTCGGCTGTGGGCGCTCGTTGAGGAACACGATCCGGGCGCTGTTGATGATGTAGGTCTGGACGCCGGAGATGTCGAGCACCTTCTGGATCTCCGACACTCGGATCACGTCGTGGTACGACGACCGCCGTATCTGCAACACCATCATCGCAATCTCAGGCGGCGGCGGAACACTAAATCGAAGCTCTACTAAACCAAAAAAGGAAGGAAAAAATGAGTGGGATCCCTCTCCGAACCTGGATCGTGAGGTGGTCGCGGTGACGGTGCGCGAGGCAGAGCGAGCAGAGGGCGCCGCCGGCGCAGTCGAGACAGTACATGTTGCACTCGCTCCGTTGCACTTCGGCGTGGAGCTCGCATTGCGCGAAGAACCGGGTCGCCAGCAGCGGACGCAGCCACGGCGGCCACCGCCCTGCTCCTTCCTCCGACCATCCTCCTCCCTATTCCCAATCAAAAAACCATTTTCCCCCACTTTGAATCCACACAAAAGaagcttcaaaaaaaaaaagatcaatCTTTGGTAGAAACCTCACCATGACTCGTTTGTTCTTCAGATTGAGCTCTTTCAGAGAGGATTCGTGATCGAACACCATTTCCGATTCAGcaaaagcttcctcctttaaTTCTCCTCCGATCGCAATGAAGTTCGGGAGAAAGGACTCGGAATCAAAAAGGCCTTGGCTTTGTGGAAGAAGAAGAGGCGGAGGGGGTTTGAAGTCTTTTGAGATGGCAGGGTTCCGCCATTTGTATCCCTCTCTAGCTTGTCTCTTCTCTGTTGTTTGCATAATTAATTACGGTTATGTATTGCTAATGCGTGTCAATTTACtctctttattttcctttttacttGTCGATGGAGGTTAGTGGACATAACATCATTATGATTGATTAGTGAATCTTTTTTATTAACAATAATTGTGTTGATGGATGTCTTTAACACTTATTATCCTGTAAATTTGCATTGATAATCCTTCTTTTATCTCACATAGACTAGTGAAGAATGATTAgatctcaatatcaaaacttCCACTACTTTATTTGGATGTGAAATCTTTTTGAACGTTCTTTTTCATTAGATTTAGATTTATGTGCTTCATATCACCATTAAAAATCCATCGATTTCGTTATAATTATTTAATCATTAAGTGTATGAATGTGGAGTTAGCTACTATTCACTAGGATGCTATTGGATTACATAATGTTGTTTTAGACCTTGGACCACCTTCTTATTTTGTGATATTTGAtccttaataattaattttataagtaCTATTAATTCACCTTGTCTAGTTAATAAAGGTTAAGGAGATTTCCCACTCTATGctcctattattattattattattcttattattattattattattattattaattgacATCTAATATCTGACTAACGCTGACTAATTCTGAGGATGATCGATctgatttcataaaaaaaatttatcaatcaTTAGAGTAAATTGAAAGGTACTCATAGTGAACGATCAATTAACCCagttgatacgggttatgataaaCAAACTCAGGGGATGACGTGGAAGTCAGAGTCAAGATGACATAGCGGTCAAAACTTCGAAAGGAGGATATCCCTCATCTAGTTTTGATTGGTCGCCTAGCGCTAAAGTTCTTAGATCTAATCCGACCGAGTTACAAGTCGGCCAGGAAGAGGCGGACAACCCTTAAGCCGATCGAAATTGATGAGTTTAGTGCCCCAAGGGTGAACAACTCCTATAGTGCCTTAAGGACGGTCACCTCTTAAAGTCGGCCGAGATAAAGGATAGCTGGCATTGCATGTCGGCCGGAATGACTGACTCACTCATCAATAGACCAATAGTAGGTATGGTCAGGAGGAAGGTTAAACTTCTTACTTTGTGCGAGTCTC contains:
- the LOC121994644 gene encoding non-specific phospholipase C3-like, which produces MAPPAAMSTTDASDKIKTVVVLVQENRSFDHMLGWMKTVNPEIDGVSGDRQFFNPISTVGPAAGVLYFGDGSEYVDPDPGHSIQAIYEQVYGVPFVDAASTPITPPGVASPPMSGFVQEAERERAGMSETVMNGFRPSAVPVYESLVREFAVCDRWFASVPASTQPNRAFVHSATSNGLTSNDNKRLVAGLPQRTIFDNLHDAGFSFGIYYQFPPSTLFYRNLRRLKYLGNFHQFDLTFKDHCKNGKLPNYVVIEQRYFDLKILPGNDDHPSHDVAQGQRLVKEIYEALRSSPQWDEILFVITYDEHGGFFDHVPTPVVGVPSPDGVVGPAPFYFNFDRLGVRVPAILVSPWIEPGTVIHEPSGPQATSQFEHSSIPATVKKIFNLKEFLTHRDAWAGTFEAVLTRTTPRMDCPETLPEPKKLRAREAEEMAKLSDLQTDLVQLGAALNGDHALADENPERLAERMTVADGARYVQNAFKAFLEECERCQKEGVDGSQVVEVVKRPTSVKEDDRAVAQRKRPAATLFGKVFSCLVCNTSQD
- the LOC121995934 gene encoding E3 ubiquitin-protein ligase Os04g0590900-like; this encodes MAAAGDSQQTWVPYVPTGDCSLGFCGIYCPQWCFVIFPPPPPAEFSDDRSGGVAFSPLAIAIVGVIAGTLLLICYYTVVPKYCGGFRSLQRRLNAPRAAGDSLELHGGRSRHHEARWQQDSPEKGIDEALISKIAVYKYRKDDGVVKGADCSVCLSEFQEEDSLRLLPKCGHGFHLQCIDTWLRSHSNCPLCRASINIPLDRPHPPQSLPAEAAESVILESPGRDEMVIVVEERMEEEEEACQEHGKKNPPQVAAEQSQHSKVDTRDDAGCEKEDGRRSFSTGNASNQDRIPIADVLQTRTADEAAGTGSSAPGKASGRIRGYHGAVSPTAVNRSHSNGGFC
- the LOC121995935 gene encoding uncharacterized protein LOC121995935, with protein sequence MQTTEKRQAREGYKWRNPAISKDFKPPPPLLLPQSQGLFDSESFLPNFIAIGGELKEEAFAESEMVFDHESSLKELNLKNKRVMGGGWSEEGAGRWPPWLRPLLATRFFAQCELHAEVQRSECNMYCLDCAGGALCSLCLAHRHRDHLTIQIRRSSYHDVIRVSEIQKVLDISGVQTYIINSARIVFLNERPQPRPGKGVNNTCEVCDRSLLDSFRFCSLGCKLASTGTRTSKKNSPLRRQTTAPVSESEDSFASSSRGSVRMQRSTPSASPPATGARRRKGIPQRAPFSTQ